The Paenibacillus sp. FSL R7-0204 genome includes a region encoding these proteins:
- a CDS encoding ABC transporter permease gives MMSKGKSYYLIPYYLWIALFVIAPVLLVVYYSLFDLEGKLTLSNYANFFTPVYMRMMLNSFWYAFLITVFSLLVAYPAAYLLTRTKHKQLWLLLIILPTWINLLLKTYAFIGIFGTFGPVNNFFDLMGLGEQQILFTGFSFVFVSVYIFIPFMILPIFSALDEMNLSLVDAARDLGASGWTTFRRVVFPLTISGVRSGCMAVFIPALSLFMITRLIAGNRVITLGTAIEQHFLVTQDWGMGSTVAVFLIAIMALFMILTGGSRKGVRG, from the coding sequence ATGATGAGTAAGGGGAAGTCGTATTATCTCATCCCGTACTATTTGTGGATCGCGTTGTTTGTTATTGCACCGGTGCTGCTGGTAGTCTACTATTCCCTGTTCGATCTGGAGGGGAAGCTGACGCTGAGTAACTACGCCAATTTCTTCACCCCGGTCTATATGAGGATGATGCTGAATTCGTTCTGGTACGCTTTTCTGATCACGGTGTTCTCGCTCCTCGTGGCTTACCCGGCCGCTTATCTGCTGACGCGAACGAAGCACAAGCAGCTGTGGCTGCTGCTGATTATTCTGCCGACCTGGATCAACCTGCTGCTCAAAACATACGCTTTCATCGGGATCTTCGGCACCTTCGGTCCGGTCAATAATTTCTTTGATCTGATGGGTCTGGGCGAGCAGCAGATACTGTTCACGGGCTTCAGCTTCGTGTTTGTGTCGGTCTATATTTTCATTCCATTCATGATTCTGCCGATCTTCAGTGCCCTGGATGAGATGAATCTGTCGCTGGTGGATGCCGCGCGCGATCTGGGTGCATCGGGATGGACGACGTTCCGGCGGGTGGTTTTTCCGCTGACGATCTCGGGCGTACGCTCCGGCTGTATGGCGGTATTCATTCCGGCGCTGTCGCTGTTCATGATTACGCGTCTGATTGCCGGGAACCGGGTCATTACGCTCGGCACCGCGATTGAGCAGCACTTCCTGGTCACACAGGACTGGGGTATGGGCTCGACCGTTGCGGTGTTCCTGATCGCCATTATGGCGCTGTTTATGATTCTGACCGGCGGCTCGCGGAAGGGGGTGCGCGGATGA
- a CDS encoding cupin domain-containing protein: MHTQETKVLSAADMTWELMPNHIELYHREIVSAKEADRLGIRMSSILWEKLGIGGQVLPHYHDVVEIIHITVGEVKLLCDGEWYSYRAGDTFHVPAGVVHSVRNTGDSPSEQISIFVPGEAEVPANSFFGTTLIEDIYSSKL, encoded by the coding sequence ATGCATACACAGGAAACGAAAGTGCTGAGCGCAGCAGATATGACATGGGAGCTTATGCCGAATCACATAGAACTGTATCACCGGGAGATTGTCTCTGCAAAGGAGGCGGACCGCCTGGGTATCCGGATGAGTTCGATTCTGTGGGAAAAGCTGGGGATCGGCGGTCAGGTCTTGCCGCACTATCATGATGTAGTCGAAATCATTCATATTACCGTAGGAGAGGTCAAGCTGCTATGTGACGGGGAGTGGTACAGCTACCGGGCCGGAGATACGTTCCATGTGCCTGCGGGCGTAGTCCATTCTGTTCGGAATACAGGGGATTCTCCTTCGGAGCAGATCAGTATTTTTGTACCGGGGGAGGCGGAGGTGCCGGCTAACAGCTTCTTCGGCACTACACTAATCGAGGATATCTATTCTTCCAAGCTATAG
- a CDS encoding ABC transporter permease — translation MKNRRRVKNKNGIANIYLVLVFLVLYAPIFYLMYYSFNSGGTMHKFEGFTLDYYREVVADTRLMIIVINTLVIALLSSAIATIIAVIGALAIHHVRSRRAKNTLLSLNNVLIVSPDVIIGASFLILFTIVGIKLGFTSVLLSHVAFSIPIAVIMILPHLQEMSPTLTDAARDLGATRRDVLTKVILPIIKPGIFSGFFMALTYSLDDFAVTFFVTGNGYSTLSVEIYSRARQGVSLSINALSTLIFLFTILLVIGYYYLNQRKSRPAVQIAEPVAEAGVPR, via the coding sequence ATGAAGAACAGACGCAGGGTTAAGAACAAGAACGGCATCGCCAATATCTATCTGGTGCTGGTCTTCCTGGTGCTGTACGCGCCGATCTTCTATCTGATGTACTACTCGTTCAACAGCGGCGGCACGATGCACAAGTTCGAAGGCTTCACGCTGGATTATTACCGTGAAGTGGTTGCGGATACCCGGCTGATGATTATTGTGATTAACACACTGGTCATTGCCCTCCTGTCATCGGCCATTGCGACCATAATAGCGGTGATCGGTGCGCTGGCGATCCATCATGTCCGCAGCCGCCGGGCGAAGAACACGCTGCTCTCGCTGAACAATGTGCTTATTGTCAGCCCGGATGTCATCATCGGAGCCTCCTTCCTGATCCTCTTCACAATTGTCGGGATCAAGCTGGGCTTCACCTCCGTGCTGCTCTCGCATGTGGCGTTCAGTATTCCGATTGCGGTCATTATGATCCTGCCGCATCTGCAGGAGATGAGCCCGACCCTGACGGATGCCGCCCGCGATCTCGGCGCTACGCGCCGGGATGTGCTCACGAAGGTCATTCTGCCGATCATCAAGCCGGGAATCTTCAGCGGTTTCTTCATGGCCCTGACCTATTCCCTGGATGATTTCGCAGTTACCTTCTTCGTCACGGGCAATGGTTATTCCACTCTGTCGGTGGAGATCTATTCCCGGGCCCGGCAAGGGGTCTCGTTGTCGATTAACGCGCTGTCGACCCTGATTTTCCTCTTCACGATTCTGCTGGTCATCGGTTATTACTACCTGAACCAGCGTAAGAGCCGCCCGGCGGTACAGATTGCCGAGCCGGTGGCCGAAGCGGGGGTGCCTAGATGA
- a CDS encoding ABC transporter substrate-binding protein: MKQLVNTFLAILIVAFGLMFLASRLNSAQGYSGGNTLTIYNWGDYVDPDLLKQFQEETGITVIYQTFDSNEAMLTKVEQGGTIFDVVIPSDYAIAKMREENLLLPLDHSKLPNLANIDSKFMNLSFDPGNKYSVPYFWGTVGIIFNPDMTKGIDFSSWDSLWDKRLKNNIFLVDGAREVMGMALNSLHYSVNDTKEEHLQEALVKLNKLSPNVKAIVGDEVKMLLANEEAAVGIVWSGDASEIMDDNDKLDFVVPEEGSNKWFDNMVIPRTAGNVEGAHKFINFMLRPEVAAQNAEYVGYSTPNVPALKLLPEDISGDERFYPPAEITDRLEVYDNLGKRMLAHYNELFLMFKMNKK, translated from the coding sequence ATGAAGCAGCTAGTCAATACGTTCCTGGCGATTCTGATCGTTGCCTTTGGACTGATGTTCCTGGCCTCCCGGCTGAACTCAGCCCAAGGCTATTCGGGCGGGAATACGCTCACGATCTACAACTGGGGTGACTATGTGGACCCCGATCTGCTGAAGCAGTTCCAGGAGGAAACTGGAATTACGGTCATCTACCAGACATTCGATTCTAATGAAGCGATGCTGACTAAGGTCGAGCAAGGCGGCACGATCTTCGATGTCGTAATCCCGTCTGACTATGCGATTGCTAAGATGCGGGAAGAGAATCTGCTGCTGCCGCTGGATCACAGCAAGCTGCCGAATCTCGCTAACATCGATTCCAAGTTCATGAATCTGTCCTTCGATCCCGGTAACAAGTATTCGGTTCCTTATTTCTGGGGGACGGTGGGGATCATCTTTAACCCCGACATGACAAAGGGCATTGATTTCAGCAGCTGGGATTCCCTGTGGGACAAGCGGCTGAAGAATAATATCTTCCTCGTGGACGGAGCCCGTGAGGTCATGGGTATGGCGCTGAACAGCCTGCACTACTCTGTCAACGACACGAAGGAGGAGCATTTGCAGGAGGCGCTCGTCAAGCTGAACAAGCTGTCTCCGAATGTGAAGGCCATTGTGGGTGACGAGGTCAAAATGCTGCTCGCGAACGAAGAAGCGGCGGTCGGCATTGTCTGGTCCGGCGACGCTTCGGAGATCATGGATGACAACGACAAGCTGGACTTCGTCGTGCCGGAGGAAGGCTCGAACAAATGGTTCGACAACATGGTCATTCCGCGTACTGCAGGCAATGTTGAAGGCGCGCATAAGTTCATCAACTTCATGCTGCGGCCGGAAGTCGCCGCACAGAATGCAGAATACGTCGGTTATTCCACGCCGAACGTGCCTGCGCTGAAGCTGCTGCCGGAAGACATCTCCGGCGACGAGCGCTTCTACCCGCCCGCTGAGATCACTGACCGGCTGGAGGTCTACGACAACCTCGGCAAGCGGATGCTTGCCCACTACAATGAACTGTTCCTGATGTTCAAGATGAATAAGAAGTAG
- a CDS encoding FUSC family protein: MNEGLQERLEKFGLSLYMIRITLAASLSWLAVHIIYGDHYLYFAPLAAILITQSSVKASLEKGVYRMTGVVLGGIVSLIVGKFFDVGALSILLMLLIGIGVATACRINIQAVSQVGVTSVLALTFYHDQYIVWRVAETLIGVLIALIINMIIVPPKSFVKVKDLALKGSLTLSDALTGFAASGRDAAQAKAALESSGELLKKSDRLQKEMHYTLSHYQCRKDIGKLTQTTTHLIKVHSYVKAISEEIALLPAHYAAADWMLEVVTATADCIALYGTRTLSDAECSGRSLPESLRRARDVQLAWFSELQDQCPLAAFRDLGAVFSHLNRILEEIERADYAALSTVPQHVKAQPARAIQFIQKGLFHKL, from the coding sequence ATGAACGAGGGCTTACAGGAGCGCCTTGAAAAGTTCGGATTATCCTTATATATGATACGGATTACACTCGCCGCTTCGCTCTCGTGGCTGGCCGTGCACATTATCTACGGGGACCATTACCTGTACTTCGCCCCGCTGGCGGCGATTCTGATTACCCAGAGCAGCGTCAAGGCCTCCCTTGAAAAAGGCGTCTACCGTATGACCGGCGTGGTCCTTGGCGGCATCGTCAGCCTGATCGTAGGCAAGTTCTTCGATGTGGGCGCATTGTCGATTCTGCTGATGCTGCTGATTGGTATTGGGGTGGCTACCGCCTGCCGGATCAATATCCAGGCCGTCTCCCAGGTCGGTGTCACCTCGGTGCTTGCACTCACCTTCTATCATGACCAATATATCGTCTGGAGAGTCGCCGAGACGCTGATCGGCGTGCTGATTGCCCTCATCATCAATATGATTATCGTGCCGCCCAAGAGCTTCGTCAAGGTCAAGGACCTGGCGCTGAAGGGCAGCCTGACCTTATCCGATGCCTTAACCGGATTCGCTGCAAGCGGCCGGGATGCCGCACAGGCCAAGGCTGCTCTTGAGAGCTCCGGCGAGCTGCTGAAGAAGAGCGACCGGCTGCAGAAGGAGATGCATTACACGCTGTCTCATTACCAGTGCCGTAAGGACATTGGCAAGCTAACACAGACGACCACCCATCTCATCAAGGTCCACTCCTATGTCAAAGCCATAAGCGAAGAGATCGCCCTGCTGCCGGCCCATTATGCCGCAGCCGACTGGATGCTGGAGGTTGTAACCGCAACGGCAGACTGTATCGCCCTGTACGGCACACGAACGCTATCGGATGCCGAATGCAGCGGACGGTCACTCCCCGAGAGTCTGAGAAGAGCCCGCGATGTGCAGCTCGCCTGGTTCTCGGAGCTGCAGGATCAGTGCCCGCTCGCGGCCTTCCGTGATCTCGGTGCGGTGTTCTCCCACCTGAACCGGATTCTTGAAGAGATCGAACGCGCCGATTATGCGGCCCTTTCCACCGTACCACAGCATGTCAAGGCACAGCCTGCACGCGCCATCCAATTCATACAAAAAGGACTCTTCCACAAACTATAA
- a CDS encoding transcriptional regulator, with amino-acid sequence MKSTTTIRDQVTAYLSNQSLSINQFAISSGINSGTLSRVVKDRQPIAMDHLERITRGMGLPEDHFYSLYVDECFHHSAPTWRRLRPFLVRSAALGRLDCVEQVVRNLLENLVYAPMLFEVAEGLFEQGLWNAAALLYENVSTSEKYQNSDRLAVCQYRLFRIGLGDDQSSNLRVAILFECFIDRLNEADQLDGLKDLLDVYYSLQKWAKVNELAEKMLDLATLRYNLQHRSKRKPDNEKLPSKPLYLYILNARLLISSIYMEYGDYKSAIEHVPLYIDGSWIQEKDDEAARTLAQFREWGKANIFLYRLLDGQLEVLSDYVEYISTQPDEIFTAMYHIVKSANRYDWNVDDILERFSEHIPYRIYKSEFREYNQQVMADKHARFLAELATYYVKNNRSEGIIFILKSLESSAKINNESVVITCVDLFEQYRHIASDDEIETYKLLIREVRNTNDQKAFKASSYM; translated from the coding sequence ATGAAGTCCACAACCACGATTCGCGATCAGGTAACCGCATATTTGTCTAATCAGAGCCTGTCCATTAATCAGTTTGCCATTTCGTCAGGAATCAATTCCGGCACACTCAGCCGTGTCGTTAAAGACCGTCAGCCGATTGCCATGGATCATCTGGAGCGCATTACCCGGGGCATGGGCCTGCCGGAGGACCACTTCTATAGCTTATATGTGGACGAATGCTTTCACCATTCAGCTCCCACCTGGCGGCGCTTGCGGCCGTTTCTTGTGCGTTCAGCGGCGCTCGGCCGCCTTGACTGTGTCGAACAGGTAGTTAGGAACCTGCTGGAGAATCTGGTCTATGCCCCTATGCTATTCGAAGTTGCAGAAGGGCTGTTCGAGCAGGGATTGTGGAACGCAGCAGCATTATTGTATGAGAATGTGAGCACCAGTGAGAAATATCAGAATTCCGACCGGCTCGCCGTATGCCAATACAGGTTATTCCGAATTGGCCTCGGTGATGACCAGAGCAGCAATCTGCGGGTAGCCATCCTGTTCGAGTGCTTCATCGACCGGCTGAATGAGGCGGATCAACTGGACGGATTGAAAGACCTGCTGGATGTCTACTACTCTCTGCAGAAGTGGGCTAAAGTGAACGAGCTTGCCGAGAAAATGCTTGATCTCGCTACCCTCCGTTACAATCTACAGCACCGCTCGAAACGTAAACCGGACAACGAAAAATTGCCTTCAAAGCCGCTGTATTTATATATTCTAAATGCCCGGCTTTTAATCTCGAGCATTTATATGGAATATGGGGATTACAAATCTGCGATTGAGCATGTCCCTCTCTATATAGATGGTAGCTGGATACAAGAGAAGGATGATGAAGCAGCTCGGACATTAGCCCAGTTCAGGGAGTGGGGGAAGGCAAATATCTTCCTATATCGTCTGCTTGATGGACAGCTAGAGGTATTATCTGATTATGTGGAGTATATCTCTACGCAGCCAGACGAGATATTTACAGCTATGTACCATATTGTTAAGTCAGCGAACCGGTATGATTGGAATGTGGATGATATTCTGGAACGCTTCTCTGAGCATATCCCTTACCGAATTTATAAATCGGAATTCCGGGAATACAACCAGCAAGTTATGGCAGACAAGCATGCCCGATTTCTAGCAGAATTGGCCACCTATTATGTAAAAAATAATCGAAGTGAAGGTATTATCTTTATCTTAAAAAGTTTGGAATCCTCTGCTAAAATTAACAACGAGAGTGTAGTCATCACCTGCGTAGATCTATTTGAACAATACAGACATATAGCAAGTGATGATGAAATCGAGACATACAAACTCCTAATTAGAGAGGTGCGTAATACAAATGATCAAAAGGCTTTTAAAGCTTCTAGTTATATGTAG
- a CDS encoding ABC transporter ATP-binding protein, which produces MLAIATPEGTIISFDQVIKQYDDEEAVLKGVSFEIERGKFYTLLGPSGCGKTTILRLIAGFAEPTEGSIYLNGKKINHIPANERQVNTVFQDYALFPHLNVFENVAFGLRIKKLKKDVIQQKVQEALRFVNLVGYDQRAINEMSGGQRQRVAIARAIVNEPQVLLLDEPLSALDLKLRTEMQYILREMQQRLGITFIFVTHDQEEALAMSDWIFVMNGGKIEQSGTPNDIYDEPINRFVADFIGESNIVPGVMIEDYVVEWGGHRFECVDAGLKPNEAVEIVIRPEDLEIATLEAGKLKVRVDSQLFRGVHYEISCYDGSGHEWLVHSTRKAEVGSEIGLYFDPEAIHVMRFGETEEEFDKRLEAYAEVESHDE; this is translated from the coding sequence TTGTTAGCTATAGCTACCCCGGAAGGCACTATTATTTCTTTTGACCAGGTGATTAAGCAATACGACGACGAAGAGGCTGTACTCAAAGGCGTGAGCTTCGAAATTGAACGCGGTAAATTCTACACGCTGCTGGGCCCTTCGGGCTGCGGAAAAACGACCATTCTGCGTCTAATCGCCGGCTTCGCGGAGCCGACTGAAGGTTCGATCTATCTTAACGGCAAAAAAATCAACCACATTCCCGCCAATGAGCGGCAGGTCAATACGGTGTTTCAGGATTATGCGCTGTTTCCGCATCTGAACGTATTCGAGAATGTGGCGTTTGGACTGCGCATCAAGAAGCTGAAGAAGGATGTCATTCAGCAAAAGGTGCAGGAAGCGCTGCGCTTCGTCAACCTGGTCGGCTATGATCAGCGGGCCATTAATGAAATGTCCGGCGGGCAGAGACAGCGTGTCGCCATTGCGCGCGCCATTGTCAACGAGCCGCAGGTGCTGCTGCTGGACGAGCCGCTGTCTGCGCTCGATCTGAAGCTGCGTACGGAGATGCAGTATATTCTGCGGGAGATGCAGCAGCGGCTGGGCATCACGTTCATCTTCGTCACCCATGACCAGGAAGAGGCGCTGGCGATGTCCGACTGGATCTTTGTTATGAATGGCGGCAAGATTGAGCAGAGCGGCACGCCTAATGATATTTACGATGAACCGATTAACCGGTTCGTGGCTGACTTCATCGGAGAGTCGAACATCGTGCCGGGTGTGATGATTGAGGACTATGTGGTGGAGTGGGGCGGCCACCGGTTCGAATGTGTCGATGCCGGTCTGAAGCCGAATGAAGCGGTGGAGATTGTGATCCGGCCTGAGGATCTGGAGATTGCCACCCTGGAAGCGGGCAAGCTGAAGGTGCGTGTGGATTCCCAGCTGTTCCGCGGGGTTCACTACGAGATCAGCTGCTATGATGGCTCGGGCCATGAATGGCTTGTCCATTCCACCCGTAAGGCGGAGGTTGGCTCCGAGATCGGGCTGTATTTTGACCCGGAAGCGATCCATGTTATGCGGTTCGGTGAAACGGAGGAGGAGTTCGACAAGCGTCTGGAGGCTTACGCCGAGGTGGAGAGCCATGATGAGTAA
- a CDS encoding PucR family transcriptional regulator: protein MGSNVITGLTCSDILLIPDLKEAALLAGAGGLGRYINRVNVMEVPDVIDWVRPGEFLITSGFPFHNRPELIAEIIPQLNQKGVSALGIKTKRYIDEIPPRALELADQLGFPIFELPASTSFSDVVRDIMERVLVQEARELSQLQSRFQKLSKQLLHGDGIEDFLLTLDGMLHNPVVLLDDTDQVFCSPQAEALQLEEQLPAWIQLLQEGSLGITFLTVGERRIRAYVSAVNDKGADPCLLVLLEWNSELSVVDQLTIDRVGVLVGLEMINAGARREVELKYVDQFLQDWISGRIAAAEDLKLRGAACGCPLPERPLRAVTAGWLEDKPELKQLQQVVKRVRARADLQHVKLTILEGELVLTVPEQPELPLEETLGRLLAEMNRVFVSGTCAFCIGDLADGPDQVRFSYESSRKIARIRQISGYSGSYVDYRKLGVFRLLYHLPELDEISEYRDQYIAPLLEYDRKHNASLLQTLQLYFKCNRNVKRTSGELFTHYNTVTYRIDRACELLGLGQDDGDDMLELQLALKLHEMGKGRRSGTDTQRRR from the coding sequence ATGGGCAGCAATGTAATTACCGGTTTGACCTGCAGCGATATTCTGCTGATACCCGACTTGAAGGAAGCGGCCCTGCTGGCCGGAGCCGGCGGCCTTGGGCGTTATATTAACCGGGTCAATGTAATGGAGGTTCCCGATGTTATTGACTGGGTCCGTCCGGGAGAGTTCCTGATTACGAGCGGCTTCCCCTTTCATAACCGGCCGGAGCTGATCGCAGAGATTATTCCGCAGTTGAACCAGAAGGGAGTGTCCGCGCTCGGGATCAAAACCAAGCGTTATATCGATGAGATTCCGCCGCGGGCGCTGGAGCTGGCGGATCAGCTGGGCTTCCCGATCTTCGAGCTGCCCGCCTCCACCTCCTTCTCCGATGTGGTCCGCGACATTATGGAGCGGGTGCTGGTGCAGGAGGCGCGGGAACTCTCGCAGCTGCAGAGCCGGTTCCAGAAGCTGTCGAAGCAGCTTCTCCATGGCGACGGGATTGAGGATTTCCTGCTGACCCTCGACGGGATGCTGCATAATCCGGTCGTCCTGCTGGATGATACGGATCAGGTCTTCTGTTCTCCGCAGGCGGAAGCGCTACAGCTGGAGGAGCAGCTTCCGGCCTGGATACAGCTTCTCCAGGAAGGCAGTCTCGGCATTACTTTCCTCACAGTTGGAGAACGGCGCATCCGTGCCTATGTCTCGGCCGTCAATGACAAGGGAGCAGATCCGTGTCTGCTGGTGCTGCTGGAGTGGAACAGCGAGCTGTCGGTAGTGGATCAGTTAACGATTGACCGGGTCGGTGTGCTCGTCGGCCTGGAGATGATCAACGCCGGGGCCCGCCGGGAAGTGGAGCTGAAGTATGTGGACCAGTTCCTGCAGGACTGGATCAGCGGGCGGATTGCCGCTGCCGAGGATCTGAAGCTGCGCGGCGCGGCCTGCGGCTGCCCGCTCCCGGAGCGCCCGCTGCGTGCTGTAACCGCCGGATGGCTGGAAGATAAGCCGGAGCTTAAGCAGCTGCAGCAGGTAGTGAAGCGGGTTCGTGCCCGGGCAGACCTTCAGCATGTGAAGCTGACCATCCTTGAAGGGGAACTGGTCCTGACCGTGCCGGAGCAGCCGGAGCTTCCGCTGGAGGAGACATTGGGGCGTCTGCTGGCCGAGATGAACCGGGTGTTCGTCAGCGGGACCTGCGCTTTCTGTATTGGCGATCTTGCGGACGGCCCCGATCAGGTGCGGTTCAGCTATGAATCCTCCCGCAAAATCGCCCGCATCCGCCAAATCAGCGGCTACAGCGGGTCTTATGTGGATTACCGGAAGCTGGGCGTCTTCCGGCTGCTGTACCATCTGCCCGAGCTGGACGAGATCAGCGAGTACAGGGATCAGTATATTGCTCCGTTGCTGGAGTATGACCGCAAGCATAACGCTTCGCTGCTCCAGACGCTCCAGCTGTATTTCAAGTGCAACCGCAACGTCAAGCGGACCTCCGGCGAGCTGTTCACTCATTATAATACGGTCACCTACCGGATTGACCGGGCCTGTGAGCTGCTGGGACTCGGCCAGGATGACGGTGACGATATGCTGGAGCTGCAGCTCGCGCTGAAGCTGCATGAGATGGGCAAGGGCCGCAGGTCCGGCACCGATACGCAAAGAAGGAGATGA
- a CDS encoding allophanate hydrolase — MTATTEWPVKLTAGWLREQYLSGTLDPEEVIREVIRRAERDKDMNIWIEPPAEAQIAPYLAALRELNPQEHPLWGVPFAVKDNIDVKGLPTTAACPEFAYQPEADAAVVARLVAAGAIPVGKSNLDQFATGLVGVRSPYGETHNALRPEYISGGSSAGSAVAVARGQAVFSLGTDTAGSGRVPAALNGLVGFKPSLGAWPVRGVVPACASLDCVTVFAHNLEEAITVDRAARGFDAADPWSRSVKREAAALPGKLLVPEAPLDFYGPHADEYRRAWERAEAAVQALGLPIERVDCTLFSEAAAILYDGPWVAERWADLAGFVESHCEAVLPVTESILSSGAAERHTASSLFQAMHRLQQYKRETELLLQDAVLILPTCGGTWTREQVAANPVGANSDMGRYTNHCNLLDLSAVAIPAGEAAEGLPFGITLFALADSEHLLAGAGARLLAEGHMPEEDGERAGSAAGNEAQFLAERQTPESEGSVGTSGTAGAAEADVGEDVGTGTGAATGAITGAASGAESPNPGMVILAVCGLHMRGFPLEKQMLEHGARFWQEARTAACYELVKLPTEPAKPGLLRQVAGGSAIELELWQMPVESLGAFAELIPAPLGLGRVALADGREVTGFICEGYAAAGAENVTAYGGWRYLPAE; from the coding sequence ATGACAGCAACAACAGAATGGCCCGTGAAGCTGACTGCCGGTTGGCTGCGGGAGCAGTATTTGAGCGGCACGCTGGACCCGGAGGAGGTCATCCGGGAGGTCATCCGCCGCGCTGAGCGGGACAAGGACATGAACATCTGGATTGAACCGCCCGCCGAGGCACAGATCGCTCCCTACCTGGCAGCGCTCCGAGAGCTGAATCCGCAGGAGCATCCCCTGTGGGGCGTTCCGTTCGCGGTGAAGGATAACATCGATGTCAAGGGGCTGCCCACGACGGCGGCATGTCCTGAATTCGCTTATCAGCCGGAAGCGGATGCGGCAGTTGTGGCGAGATTGGTGGCTGCGGGGGCGATTCCTGTCGGCAAAAGCAATCTGGACCAGTTCGCCACCGGACTCGTCGGTGTGCGCAGCCCTTACGGCGAGACACATAATGCCCTGCGTCCCGAGTACATCAGCGGCGGATCCAGCGCCGGTTCGGCGGTTGCCGTGGCCCGGGGCCAGGCGGTATTCAGCCTGGGCACCGATACCGCCGGCTCGGGCCGTGTGCCGGCCGCGCTGAACGGGCTGGTCGGCTTCAAGCCCAGCCTGGGCGCCTGGCCGGTGCGGGGCGTAGTGCCGGCGTGTGCCAGCCTGGATTGTGTCACCGTATTCGCGCACAATCTGGAGGAAGCAATCACGGTGGACCGCGCAGCACGCGGCTTCGATGCAGCCGATCCGTGGTCACGTTCCGTGAAGCGGGAGGCTGCCGCTCTGCCGGGCAAGCTGCTGGTGCCGGAAGCGCCGCTGGACTTCTACGGGCCCCATGCGGACGAATACCGCCGGGCCTGGGAACGGGCTGAAGCGGCCGTGCAGGCGCTGGGGCTGCCGATTGAACGGGTGGACTGTACGCTGTTCTCCGAAGCGGCAGCCATCCTGTACGATGGCCCCTGGGTAGCTGAGCGATGGGCGGATCTGGCCGGATTCGTAGAGAGTCACTGTGAAGCTGTGCTGCCGGTAACGGAGTCGATTCTCTCGTCCGGGGCAGCGGAGCGCCACACTGCTTCGAGCCTGTTCCAGGCCATGCACCGCTTGCAGCAGTATAAGCGGGAAACGGAGCTGTTACTGCAGGATGCGGTGCTGATCCTGCCGACCTGCGGCGGAACCTGGACCCGGGAGCAGGTAGCGGCGAACCCGGTAGGGGCCAACTCCGATATGGGCCGCTACACCAATCACTGCAATCTGCTCGACCTGTCGGCGGTAGCAATTCCCGCCGGGGAAGCGGCAGAGGGTCTGCCGTTCGGTATTACGCTGTTCGCTCTGGCAGACAGCGAGCATCTGCTTGCCGGAGCCGGTGCGCGGCTATTGGCGGAGGGGCATATGCCTGAGGAGGATGGTGAGCGTGCGGGGAGTGCTGCTGGGAACGAGGCTCAATTTCTGGCAGAGCGCCAAACGCCGGAGTCGGAGGGTAGCGTAGGTACTAGTGGTACTGCTGGGGCTGCTGAGGCAGACGTTGGTGAGGATGTAGGTACTGGTACTGGTGCTGCTACTGGTGCTATTACTGGCGCAGCTAGTGGTGCCGAATCACCAAATCCCGGCATGGTTATCCTGGCGGTTTGCGGGCTGCATATGCGCGGCTTCCCGCTGGAGAAGCAGATGCTGGAGCATGGCGCCCGCTTCTGGCAGGAGGCGCGGACCGCAGCCTGCTATGAGTTGGTTAAGCTCCCTACCGAGCCGGCGAAGCCGGGCCTGCTGAGACAGGTGGCAGGGGGGAGCGCAATCGAACTGGAGCTGTGGCAGATGCCAGTGGAATCGCTGGGCGCATTCGCGGAGCTTATCCCGGCTCCGCTGGGCCTGGGACGGGTGGCGCTTGCCGATGGCCGCGAAGTGACCGGCTTCATCTGCGAAGGCTATGCCGCCGCTGGAGCCGAGAACGTTACGGCTTACGGGGGCTGGAGATATCTGCCTGCTGAATAA